In the genome of Flavobacterium panacagri, one region contains:
- a CDS encoding DUF6265 family protein gives MKTKGILFSTIFTIVVLSSCKKEIKTEAPVKTYPNLAKAEWFIGEWGNKSAEGELTERWKKENDSVYRGESYFVVGQNDIVFAEHVRLEEANGKLSYIVTVPGQNQELPVSFEMTSASENQIVFENPKHDYPNKIIYNLVAKDSLIAEISGLKKGKPNTERFVMKKR, from the coding sequence ATGAAAACAAAAGGTATTCTATTTTCCACAATCTTTACTATTGTAGTTTTATCTTCTTGTAAAAAAGAAATCAAAACCGAAGCTCCAGTAAAAACATATCCAAATCTTGCCAAAGCAGAGTGGTTTATTGGGGAATGGGGAAATAAATCGGCCGAAGGAGAACTTACCGAACGATGGAAAAAAGAAAATGATTCCGTTTATCGTGGTGAATCCTATTTTGTTGTTGGTCAAAATGATATTGTTTTTGCTGAACATGTTCGATTAGAAGAAGCCAACGGAAAACTCTCTTACATCGTAACCGTTCCTGGGCAGAATCAAGAATTACCTGTAAGTTTCGAAATGACCTCAGCAAGCGAAAATCAAATCGTTTTTGAAAATCCAAAACACGATTATCCAAACAAAATCATTTACAATCTTGTCGCAAAAGATTCATTAATCGCAGAAATCTCTGGTTTGAAAAAAGGCAAACCCAATACAGAACGATTTGTCATGAAAAAGCGATGA